From the genome of Lysinibacter sp. HNR:
CAGATCAAAATATTCTGCCGCGGTCTGCATGTCTTTATCACCCCGACCACTGAGATTCACCAGAATTGTGCTCTCCTGTCCGAGCTCGCGCCCAAGCTCAAGCGCACCCGCAAGGGCGTGAGCCGACTCGATAGCGGGGATAATACCCTCTGTGCGTGAGAGCAGGAGAAGGGCGTTCATAGCGTCGGCATCTTTCACCGGTCGATAGTGGGCCCGTCCGATCCCAGCCAACCAGGAGTGTTCTGGACCGACACCGGGATAGTCAAGCCCGGCCGAGATTGAGTGTGACTCCAGTGTCTGTCCGTCTTCGTCCTGAAGCATCAGGCTTCGGGCCCCGTGCAGCACACCGGGACGTCCCCGAGAAAGGGTGGCCGCGTGGCGCGGGGTGTCTACTCCTTCCCCAGCGGCTTCAAATCCATAAAGAGCAACTCCGGGGTCGTCAAGAAATGCGTGGAAAACTCCGATAGCGTTTGATCCCCCACCGACACAGGCCGCGACGGCATCGGGAAGCCCTCCCGTGAGCTGTAGAACCTGATCCCGAGCCTCCTCACCGATAATCTTTTGAAAATCACGCACCATGGCGGGGAAGGGATGCGGTCCGGCTACCGTCCCAAAGATATAATTTGTATGGTCAACATTAGTCACCCAATCACGCATGGCCTCGTTGATTGCATCTTTTAGGGTTCGTGAACCTGCCTTGACCGCTACAACCTCAGCACCGAGCAACCTCATCCTGGCAACATTCAGCGCCTGCCGCTCAGTATCGACTTCACCCATGTACACCACGCACTCGAGCCCAAAAAGGGCAGCCGCAGTAGCGGTGGCCACGCCGTGCTGACCGGCCCCCGTCTCGGCAATGACACGAGTTTTTCCGATGCGTTTAGTCAGCAGCGCCTGCCCCAGCACGTTATTAATCTTGTGTGAGCCGGTATGGTTGAGATCTTCCCGCTTAAGAATGACCCTCGCTCCCCCCGCGTGCTTTGCAAAACGAGGTACCTCCGTGATGACTGAAGGGCGCCCCACGTAGCTACGAAGCAGATGCGTAAGTTCACTCGCAAAATCGGAAGAATGACGCGCAACTTCGTAAGCCTGAGTCAGCTCATCCAGGGCAGCCACAAGTGACTCGGGGACAAACCGTCCCCCAAAATCACCAAAGTACGGACCTTCTTCATCTCTTAAAGACATCAAGTATCACTATTTTTCTGTTTAAACAGCAAGAAAATGGGCGAGCGTGGCCAGGGGGTCCCCCGTGACCAGAGCCTCACCAACCAGCACAACATCCGCGCCATCTCGTCGATAGCGAGCAACGTCCTCGGCAGAATGAACGGCAGACTCAGCCACACGGATCACACCGGCGGGAATCTGATCGGCGAGACGACCAAAAAGACTGTTATCCAACTCAAAGGTGGAGAGATTACGAGCGTTTACCCCCACCAAGTTGGCACCAATATCAATGGCACGAGACACCTCGTCGGCGCTGTGGGTCTCGACCAGCGTGGCCATGCCCAATTCAGCGCTGAGGTTGTAGAGCGAGGTGAGTTGCTTCTGATCGAGGGCCGCCACAATAAGCAACACCATATCGGCGCCGGAGGCCCGCGCTTCAAAAACCTGATAGGGGTTTGAGATAAAATCCTTACGCAAAACGGGCAAGGAAACGGCTTCGCGAACCGCTTCAAGATCGGCCAGTGAGCCACCAAATTTACGGCCCTCGGTGAGAACGCTGACCGCACTAGCACCGCCCGTCTCGTAGAGGCTCGCAAGCGCGGCAGGGTCGGGAATATCGGCAAGCACACCCCGCGACGGGCTGGCCCGTTTTATCTCGGCAATAATTTTAACGGTGTCTTCGGGTCGCAAAAAAGCGATAGCGTCACGCGCGGGATCCTGCGCTAAGGCATCCGCCTCAACCCTGTTGAAAGGACGTGTTTCCCGGCGAACAGCGGCATCTTCGCGGGCGGCCGCCATCAACGACTCAAGCACGCTAGTCGTGAGCCTTTGCAACGTATTTTGGGCCTCTCACACCGTAACCGGCCTTACCCAAAATCCATCCCACAATAAGGCCAAGAACAAGCAGTCCCACGGAAGACCACACGATTATCGGCTGATGCAGGAAGAAGGCAACGGTTCCGATTGCAAACG
Proteins encoded in this window:
- the trpB gene encoding tryptophan synthase subunit beta translates to MSLRDEEGPYFGDFGGRFVPESLVAALDELTQAYEVARHSSDFASELTHLLRSYVGRPSVITEVPRFAKHAGGARVILKREDLNHTGSHKINNVLGQALLTKRIGKTRVIAETGAGQHGVATATAAALFGLECVVYMGEVDTERQALNVARMRLLGAEVVAVKAGSRTLKDAINEAMRDWVTNVDHTNYIFGTVAGPHPFPAMVRDFQKIIGEEARDQVLQLTGGLPDAVAACVGGGSNAIGVFHAFLDDPGVALYGFEAAGEGVDTPRHAATLSRGRPGVLHGARSLMLQDEDGQTLESHSISAGLDYPGVGPEHSWLAGIGRAHYRPVKDADAMNALLLLSRTEGIIPAIESAHALAGALELGRELGQESTILVNLSGRGDKDMQTAAEYFDLFDAATQEGSSRTSTVAGNE
- the trpC gene encoding indole-3-glycerol phosphate synthase TrpC produces the protein MLESLMAAAREDAAVRRETRPFNRVEADALAQDPARDAIAFLRPEDTVKIIAEIKRASPSRGVLADIPDPAALASLYETGGASAVSVLTEGRKFGGSLADLEAVREAVSLPVLRKDFISNPYQVFEARASGADMVLLIVAALDQKQLTSLYNLSAELGMATLVETHSADEVSRAIDIGANLVGVNARNLSTFELDNSLFGRLADQIPAGVIRVAESAVHSAEDVARYRRDGADVVLVGEALVTGDPLATLAHFLAV
- a CDS encoding DUF6704 family protein, producing the protein MSIEHEEPGHGHSPAAWTTVIIMLVAFAIGTVAFFLHQPIIVWSSVGLLVLGLIVGWILGKAGYGVRGPKYVAKAHD